One genomic region from Gossypium hirsutum isolate 1008001.06 chromosome D13, Gossypium_hirsutum_v2.1, whole genome shotgun sequence encodes:
- the LOC107920151 gene encoding alpha-xylosidase 1, with product MSFTISLLSLTLSSFCLLLVLISCFSGGYSSSSSSAAPTRIGKGYRLISIEDTSDGGFLGHLQVNQKNNFYGPDIPLLQLYVKHESENRLRVHITDAEKQRWEVPYNLLPRDQPPKPKQAIGRSRKKPISVLEIAGSELIFLHTVDPFSFAVTRRSNGQTLFNSSSGGGDSFGEMVFKDQYLEISTQLPEDASLYGLGENTQPHGIKLYPNDPYTLYTTDVSAINLNTDLYGSHPVYMELRNVGDKPYAHAVLLLNSNGMDVFYRGNSLTYKLIGGVFDFYFFVGPTPLDIVDQYTSFIGRPAPMPYWSLGFHQCRWGYHNLSVVEDVVENYKKAKIPLDVIWNDDDHMDGHKDFTLNPINYPRPKLLAFLEKIHSIGMKYIVLIDPGIGVNSSYGVYQRAIANDVFIKYEGEPYLAQVWPGAVNFPDFLNPKTVAWWGDEIQRFHELVPVDGLWIDMNEASNFCSGKCTIPEGKQCPSGTGPGWECCLDCKNITKTRWDDPPYKINASGLQVPIGFKTIATSAVHYNGVLEYDAHSLYGFSQAIATHKALQGLEGKRPFILSRSTYVGSGKYAAHWTGDNKGTWEDLKYSISTVLNFGIFGVPMVGADICGFYPAPTEELCNRWIEVGAFYPFSRDHANYYSPRQELYQWESVTKSAQNALGMRYKLLPYLYTLTYFAHISGAPIARPLFFSFPAFKECHGLSTQFLLGSSLMVSPVLEQGETKVKALFPPGSWYNVFDMTQTVVSKGQYFTLDAPLHVVNVHLYQNTILPMQQGGMISKEARMTPFTLIVSFPAGASKGEAKGSLYLDNDELPEMKLGNGYSTYVELYATLDQGIVKVWSEVEEGKFALDKGWIIEKVTVLGVGGSEKISALEINGSSVAPDACNVELSSMKQKHLRDLEDGQENSKSLMVNITGLKLPVGENFSMSWKMGIQS from the exons ATGTCCTTCACCATTTCATTACTTTCTTTGACTTTGAGCTCCTTCTGTCTTCTTCTCGTTTTAATATCATGTTTCTCCGGAGGAtattcatcatcttcctcatccGCTGCTCCCACTAGGATTGGCAAAGGCTACCGTTTGATCTCCATTGAAGACACCTCTGACGGTGGCTTCTTGGGTCACCTTCAGGTTAACCAAAAGAACAACTTCTATGGTCCTGATATTCCTCTCTTGCAACTCTATGTCAA ACATGAGAGTGAAAATCGTTTGAGGGTGCACATAACAGACGCAGAGAAGCAGAGATGGGAAGTTCCATACAATCTTTTGCCAAGAGACCAACCACCTAAACCGAAACAAGCTATTGGGAGATCGAGAAAGAAGCCTATAAGTGTGTTAGAGATTGCAGGGTCTGAGCTGATATTCCTCCACACAGTTGACCCTTTTAGCTTTGCGGTAACAAGGAGATCCAATGGGCAGACCCTTTTTAATTCCAGCTCAGGTGGTGGAGACTCATTCGGAGAAATGGTGTTCAAAGACCAGTACTTGGAGATTTCCACTCAGTTGCCTGAAGACGCTTCACTGTATGGACTTGGAGAGAACACACAACCTCATGGAATCAAGCTGTATCCAAATGACCCTTATACATTGTACACAACCGATGTGTCAGCCATTAATCTCAACACTGATTTGTATGGGTCCCACCCTGTTTATATGGAGTTGAGGAATGTGGGTGATAAGCCATATGCGCATGCTGTTCTCTTGTTGAACAGCAATGGCATGGATGTGTTTTACAGAGGAAATTCACTGACTTATAAGCTTATTGGTGGTGTTTTCGACTTTTACTTCTTTGTAGGACCCACTCCCCTCGACATTGTTGATCAATACACCTCATTTATCGGCAGGCCTGCTCCCATGCCTTACTGGTCTCTAG GGTTTCACCAATGTCGATGGGGCTATCATAACCTCTCTGTAGTTGAAGATGTTGTTGAGAACTACAAGAAGGCCAAGATCCCACTGGATGTAATCTGGAATGATGATGATCATATGGACGGCCATAAGGATTTCACTCTCAACCCCATCAATTACCCTCGTCCAAAGCTTCTTGCATTCCTTGAAAAAATACATAGCATAGGCATGAAATATATCGTCCTTATTGATCCTGGGATTGGTGTTAATTCCAGTTATGGTGTATACCAAAGAGCAATTGCCAATGATGTATTTATCAAGTATGAGGGGGAGCCCTACTTAGCCCAAGTGTGGCCTGGGGCTGTTAATTTCCCAGACTTCCTCAACCCTAAAACTGTGGCATGGTGGGGTGATGAAATTCAACGTTTTCATGAACTTGTCCCTGTTGATGGCCTCTGGATTGACATGAATGAAGCTTCAAATTTCTGTAGCGGGAAGTGCACCATTCCAGAAGGCAAGCAGTGTCCAAGTGGGACAGGACCTGGTTGGGAATGTTGCTTGGACTGCAAGAACATAACTAAGACAAGATGGGATGATCCACCATATAAGATAAATGCTTCAGGGTTACAGGTACCAATAGGGTTCAAAACTATTGCGACTAGTGCAGTTCACTACAATGGTGTTTTAGAGTATGATGCTCATAGTCTTTACGGCTTCTCTCAAGCTATAGCAACTCACAAGGCACTCCAAGGACTCGAGGGAAAACGACCATTTATACTGTCTCGCTCTACTTATGTTGGTTCAGGAAAGTATGCTGCTCATTGGACTGGTGATAATAAGGGTACTTGGGAAGACTTGAAGTATTCAATAAGTACAGTGCTGAACTTTGGTATATTTGGGGTTCCAATGGTTGGTGCAGATATATGTGGCTTCTATCCTGCTCCAACAGAAGAATTGTGTAACCGTTGGATCGAAGTCGGTGCTTTCTACCCTTTCTCTAGGGATCATGCAAATTACTACTCTCCTAGACAGGAGCTGTATCAATGGGAGAGTGTAACCAAATCTGCTCAAAATGCTCTAGGTATGCGGTATAAGCTTCTTCCTTACCTCTACACTCTGACCTATTTTGCTCATATAAGTGGAGCACCAATAGCTAGACCACTTTTCTTCTCATTTCCTGCTTTCAAAGAATGTCATGGGCTGAGCACCCAGTTCTTACTAGGAAGTAGTCTCATGGTGTCTCCAGTCCTTGAGCAGGGGGAAACAAAGGTTAAAGCACTTTTCCCCCCAGGCTCTTGGTACAATGTATTTGATATGACTCAAACCGTTGTGTCAAAGGGACAGTACTTTACCCTCGATGCGCCCTTGCACGTGGTTAATGTGCATTTATATCAGAATACCATACTACCAATGCAACAGGGTGGAATGATCTCCAAGGAAGCCAGAATGACACCCTTCACTCTCATAGTGAGTTTCCCTGCTGGTGCAAGCAAAGGAGAAGCCAAAGGAAGCCTCTATCTCGACAATGACGAACTTCCAGAAATGAAACTTGGAAACGGGTATTCAACTTATGTGGAGTTATATGCAACCCTGGACCAGGGAATTGTGAAGGTTTGGTCTGAAGTTGAGGAGGGCAAGTTTGCTTTAGACAAGGGTTGGATAATTGAGAAGGTAACTGTGTTGGGGGTTGGTGGAAGTGAAAAGATATCTGCTCTTGAAATTAATGGAAGTTCCGTAGCCCCTGATGCTTGCAACGTAGAATTGAGCTCAATGAAACAAAAGCACCTGCGAGATCTTGAAGATGGACAAGAAAATAGCAAATCCTTGATGGTAAATATTACAGGTTTGAAATTACCTGTTGGAGAGAACTTTTCCATGTCCTGGAAAATGGGGATACAAAGCTGA